A single genomic interval of Deltaproteobacteria bacterium harbors:
- a CDS encoding HK97 gp10 family phage protein, producing the protein MKLTANIREFNAGLEKYRAAIKKKAEDIAKDTSLGLHSRIVALTPVDTGYARLGWRIEPNITGWVPPEGQDKYPVPETPSEIPTSTTYWIYNNVTYICSLEHGRSDRAPNGMVGLALTGVGQVLAEAARKNGWNR; encoded by the coding sequence ATGAAACTAACGGCCAACATACGCGAATTCAACGCGGGTCTCGAAAAATACAGGGCCGCGATCAAAAAGAAGGCCGAGGACATCGCCAAAGACACGTCGCTGGGGCTCCACAGCCGGATCGTGGCGTTAACCCCTGTGGATACGGGTTATGCGCGGCTGGGTTGGAGAATCGAACCGAACATCACCGGCTGGGTACCTCCCGAGGGTCAGGATAAATACCCCGTGCCGGAAACGCCGTCGGAGATCCCCACCTCCACCACGTACTGGATTTATAACAACGTGACCTACATTTGCAGCCTCGAACACGGCCGTTCGGACAGAGCTCCGAACGGTATGGTGGGGCTGGCATTGACTGGAGTGGGCCAGGTATTGGCCGAAGCGGCGAGGAAGAACGGTTGGAATAGATAA